Proteins co-encoded in one Prescottella sp. R16 genomic window:
- a CDS encoding AMP-binding protein encodes MALSDYFDQGWNISPEAVAYRYGDAEWTFQEAGELSCRVSNALLRDGIELETKIAVLAPNDPAAWLCVIGAWRVGGAWVPLNPNSPTADSIGFIQRFDCEVLFYHPSKAAAVDEIHAAVGDGITYICLDGEGDGARPYATPLQDWLGDAPATRPRVDVPQDSLAVISPTGGTTGLPKGVMNTHRSFGTCITQMMMALHYRADEPVVNLAAAPMTHSAGILTLPASARGGCVVVLGRPDPAALLDAIDRFGVTDLFLPPTVIYRLIETPGLTDHNLKSLRYFLYGSAPMSVEKLRQAIGLFGPVMIECFGQTEAPGSIAFLRPEEHFVDGEIADDARLLSCGRPFPLVKIEIRDDEDKPVPAGTHGEICVRGDLVMRGYYNNPEATAEAIRDGWLHTGDIGFLDDRGYLTLTDRKKDMIISGGFNVFPAEVEQVIWSHPAVQDCAVIGVPDDKWGEAVTAVVELKPDTDIDIAELIDLCREKLGSVRTPKRVDLIERLPRSVNGKVLKKNLRELYWTDQKRRV; translated from the coding sequence ATGGCTCTGTCGGACTACTTCGATCAGGGATGGAACATCAGTCCGGAGGCAGTGGCCTACCGCTACGGCGACGCCGAGTGGACCTTCCAGGAGGCCGGCGAGCTGTCCTGCCGGGTGTCCAACGCGCTGCTGCGGGACGGGATCGAACTCGAGACGAAGATCGCCGTGCTCGCCCCGAACGACCCGGCCGCCTGGCTGTGTGTCATCGGCGCCTGGCGTGTCGGCGGCGCCTGGGTCCCGCTGAATCCGAACAGTCCGACCGCCGACAGCATCGGTTTCATCCAGCGGTTCGACTGCGAGGTGCTGTTCTACCACCCGTCGAAGGCCGCGGCGGTCGACGAGATCCATGCGGCAGTCGGCGACGGCATCACGTACATCTGCCTCGACGGAGAAGGCGACGGAGCCCGCCCTTACGCCACGCCGCTGCAGGACTGGCTCGGCGATGCTCCGGCCACCCGGCCGCGTGTCGATGTCCCGCAGGACTCCCTCGCCGTGATCTCACCCACCGGCGGCACGACGGGCCTGCCCAAGGGCGTCATGAACACTCACCGCAGCTTCGGGACCTGTATCACGCAGATGATGATGGCCCTGCACTACCGGGCCGACGAACCGGTGGTGAACCTCGCCGCCGCCCCCATGACCCACTCCGCGGGCATCCTCACCCTGCCCGCCAGCGCCCGCGGCGGCTGCGTCGTCGTGCTGGGCCGACCCGACCCCGCCGCGCTGCTCGACGCCATCGACCGGTTCGGCGTCACCGACCTGTTCCTACCGCCGACTGTGATCTACCGCCTCATCGAGACCCCCGGCCTGACCGATCACAACCTGAAATCCCTGCGCTACTTCCTGTACGGCTCGGCGCCGATGTCCGTGGAGAAGCTGCGCCAGGCCATCGGCCTGTTCGGCCCGGTCATGATCGAGTGCTTCGGCCAGACCGAGGCCCCCGGCTCCATCGCGTTCCTGCGCCCGGAGGAGCATTTCGTCGACGGCGAGATCGCCGACGACGCCCGCCTGCTCAGCTGCGGACGCCCCTTCCCACTGGTCAAGATCGAGATCCGCGACGACGAGGACAAGCCGGTCCCCGCCGGCACGCACGGCGAGATCTGTGTGCGGGGCGACCTCGTCATGAGGGGCTACTACAACAATCCGGAGGCCACGGCCGAGGCAATCCGCGACGGCTGGCTGCACACCGGCGATATCGGCTTCCTCGACGACCGCGGATACCTGACGCTGACCGACCGCAAGAAGGACATGATCATCTCCGGCGGCTTCAACGTGTTCCCGGCCGAGGTCGAACAGGTCATCTGGTCACACCCCGCGGTCCAGGACTGTGCCGTGATCGGAGTCCCCGACGACAAGTGGGGTGAGGCCGTCACCGCCGTCGTCGAACTCAAGCCCGACACCGACATCGACATCGCCGAGCTGATCGACCTGTGCCGCGAGAAGCTCGGCTCCGTGCGCACCCCGAAGCGGGTCGACCTCATCGAGCGCCTGCCCCGCAGCGTCAACGGCAAGGTCCTCAAGAAGAACCTCCGCGAGCTGTACTGGACGGATCAGAAACGCCGTGTCTGA
- a CDS encoding MFS transporter, with product MPTARELIDSSSIGRLQIRVILLCALAAMAEGYDILSISLAVLPITDDWGISGTESGLLFSAGLVGMAVGSIALGPVGDRYGRRPLLIGSLVVITVGMALSAVAGDVTQLALLRLLTGLGMGGIIPSLPVIVSEFSPTRKRPTFIAMFGTGIPLGGLLGGAAAAMLLNHYSWHSVFWLGAVLTGVIALVAYLSIPESPDYLESKGTESARTRLDELIRKMNLQPAATRAAAPAAAPSGAGTAALKSWAIVITCLVFFLVNSIYFFGNSWTPKLLTLAGLSQGEGISGALLFSLGGVIGNLIFAVLAIRFTAMWVACGFALGGSALFCFMSLISTQLGPVLVSTALLGVCLMATFTGLYVMVPVLFRPEARVSAMGIAAGLGRVGSIATPMVVGWLVDANWATSSIFMVFVIPAALAALGIGYAQVRNNRTVATAGDSDKILASA from the coding sequence ATGCCTACAGCGCGTGAGCTGATCGACTCCTCGTCGATCGGCCGACTTCAGATCCGTGTGATCCTTCTGTGTGCCCTGGCCGCGATGGCGGAGGGGTACGACATCCTCTCGATTTCCTTGGCGGTGTTGCCGATCACCGACGACTGGGGGATCTCGGGCACCGAGTCCGGCCTGTTGTTCAGTGCGGGGTTGGTGGGAATGGCGGTGGGTTCCATCGCGCTCGGCCCGGTCGGCGACCGCTACGGGCGGCGACCCCTGCTGATCGGATCGTTGGTGGTGATCACCGTGGGCATGGCGCTCTCGGCCGTGGCAGGGGACGTCACCCAGCTCGCACTGCTGCGCCTGCTGACCGGTCTCGGCATGGGCGGGATCATCCCCAGCCTGCCGGTGATCGTCAGCGAGTTCTCCCCGACGCGGAAGCGCCCGACCTTCATCGCCATGTTCGGTACCGGGATCCCGCTCGGAGGACTGCTCGGCGGCGCCGCGGCGGCGATGCTGCTGAACCACTACAGCTGGCATTCCGTGTTCTGGCTCGGTGCGGTCCTGACCGGCGTCATCGCACTCGTCGCCTACCTGTCCATCCCCGAATCGCCGGATTACCTCGAGTCCAAGGGGACCGAGTCCGCGCGCACGCGGCTCGACGAGCTGATCCGGAAGATGAACCTGCAGCCGGCCGCCACAAGGGCCGCCGCTCCGGCGGCGGCGCCCTCCGGCGCGGGGACCGCGGCGCTGAAGTCATGGGCGATCGTCATCACTTGCCTGGTGTTCTTCCTGGTCAACTCCATTTACTTCTTCGGTAACTCGTGGACTCCGAAGCTCCTCACGCTGGCCGGTCTGTCGCAGGGCGAGGGCATCAGCGGTGCTCTGCTGTTCTCGCTCGGCGGTGTGATCGGCAACCTGATCTTCGCCGTGCTCGCGATCCGGTTCACCGCGATGTGGGTCGCCTGCGGTTTCGCGTTGGGCGGCTCGGCGCTGTTCTGTTTCATGTCGCTGATCTCGACGCAGCTCGGCCCGGTCCTGGTGTCCACGGCGCTGCTCGGTGTCTGCCTGATGGCAACCTTCACCGGCCTGTACGTCATGGTGCCGGTGCTCTTCCGCCCGGAGGCTCGGGTCTCGGCGATGGGCATCGCCGCGGGTCTCGGACGCGTCGGCAGCATCGCCACCCCGATGGTGGTGGGCTGGCTGGTCGACGCGAACTGGGCCACCAGCTCGATCTTCATGGTGTTCGTGATCCCGGCGGCGCTCGCGGCGCTCGGAATCGGCTACGCCCAGGTCCGTAACAATCGAACTGTGGCCACGGCCGGCGACTCCGACAAGATACTGGCCTCGGCCTAG
- a CDS encoding TetR family transcriptional regulator produces MSWFCDQRRMPCFDAIAALTACTIAETAVANLPRNPDTDQRRSRAMARPSKPLINRDGAVAAALEIIDGEGLEAFSLPRLARSLGVTAPALYHHFADKSEILAEVARAIVLQTRIPRRPASGQWQDWIVAYGLNFRKAVLRHRKAAAVLLQFLPADIVTDMWEETAIYLEESGVPTQLHVPILNGVEKLTLGAIVAEAMRPESQQAAVFANVNAAEHPVLSAALESNQSTPRQLYEQMMRNFLFGVTHENRVG; encoded by the coding sequence GTGTCGTGGTTCTGCGACCAGCGACGGATGCCGTGCTTCGATGCCATCGCCGCGCTCACGGCTTGTACGATCGCCGAGACCGCCGTCGCGAACCTGCCGCGGAATCCCGATACCGACCAGAGGAGATCCCGGGCCATGGCTCGACCGTCCAAGCCGTTGATCAACCGAGACGGTGCTGTGGCCGCGGCGCTCGAGATCATCGACGGCGAGGGCTTGGAAGCGTTCAGCCTGCCGCGCCTCGCGCGGAGCCTCGGCGTCACCGCTCCCGCGCTCTATCACCACTTCGCCGATAAATCGGAAATCCTCGCCGAGGTGGCACGCGCCATCGTCTTGCAGACGCGCATCCCGCGGAGGCCGGCATCGGGACAATGGCAGGACTGGATCGTCGCCTACGGCTTGAACTTTCGTAAAGCTGTCCTGCGGCACCGTAAGGCGGCAGCGGTGCTGCTGCAGTTCCTTCCCGCCGACATCGTCACCGACATGTGGGAAGAAACTGCCATCTATCTCGAGGAGTCCGGCGTCCCGACCCAGCTGCACGTTCCGATCCTCAACGGCGTGGAGAAGCTCACGCTTGGCGCCATCGTGGCGGAAGCGATGCGCCCGGAGTCGCAGCAGGCCGCGGTCTTCGCCAATGTCAACGCGGCCGAGCACCCGGTCCTCAGCGCTGCGCTGGAATCGAACCAGTCCACTCCGCGTCAGCTCTACGAGCAGATGATGCGGAACTTCCTGTTCGGTGTGACGCACGAGAACCGGGTGGGCTGA
- a CDS encoding arylsulfatase has protein sequence MNRHSIPIVPNDPQPPASVDYRDQKEPFTRPQPVRPPAGAPNVLLVMLDDVGFGAASAFGGPCRTPTAERLASDGVKYTRFHTTALCSPTRAATLTGRNHHSVGFGVIAEQATAAPGYNGTRPASAATVARVLQGNGYATGAFGKMHQTPTWEISEAGPFDRWPTREGFDRFYGFLGAESDQFSPVLYRDFTVVDLPRTPEEGYHMSEDLVDNAIEWIDSVSTMDPDKPWFCYLPFGACHAPLQVPDSYLDTYRGEFDEGWDRLREITLEKQKQLGVVPPETELAPWAPGLPHWDELDDDQKLVSARLMELYAAFLEHTDDQVGRLVDHLQASGALDNTLVLYMLGDNGASAEGGMEGSFNYLAGLNGYKQTTAEVLEKLDLLGTPESYPHYPASWAMALDTPYQWTKQAASHYGGTRNGLIAHWPKGISDTGVVRNQWHHCVDITPTILEAVGVPAPDTVDGVPQKPMEGVSMNYTFADADAADRHTTQYFEIYGNRGIYDHGWTAVTLHRAPWLMATYGLQLPTFDEDRWELYDTTVDWSQARDVAAEFPEKLEELKQKFLVEAAKFQVLPLDDRTVTRNAAPEDRPPHPLRGRTSITLYPHMNGLPEKAAPPLFNRSYTLTASLETGGKPCEGVLASLGGSFGGLALYVVDSTPVFCYHFSGGGLTYIRSDVELTDATREVSVEFVYDGGGLGKGGTAILSVDGVEVARGRIEETTRAMFSMNEQLDIGLNRGSPVCSDITGRFDFTGRLHHVRVDLPGEGRPETAAERQRIALATH, from the coding sequence GTGAACCGTCATTCGATACCGATCGTGCCGAACGATCCACAGCCGCCGGCATCCGTCGACTACCGCGACCAGAAGGAGCCGTTCACCCGCCCGCAGCCGGTGCGCCCGCCCGCCGGTGCCCCCAACGTCCTGCTGGTGATGCTCGACGACGTCGGCTTCGGCGCCGCGTCGGCATTCGGTGGACCGTGCCGCACCCCCACCGCGGAACGACTGGCGTCCGACGGCGTCAAGTACACCCGGTTCCACACCACCGCACTGTGCTCGCCGACCCGCGCCGCCACCCTCACCGGCCGCAACCACCACAGTGTCGGCTTCGGCGTTATCGCCGAACAGGCTACGGCCGCACCGGGTTACAACGGGACCCGTCCGGCGTCGGCCGCAACCGTGGCCCGCGTCCTGCAGGGCAACGGCTATGCCACCGGCGCGTTCGGCAAGATGCATCAGACGCCGACGTGGGAGATCAGCGAGGCCGGCCCGTTCGACCGGTGGCCCACCCGTGAAGGCTTCGACCGCTTCTACGGCTTCCTCGGCGCCGAGTCCGACCAGTTCTCCCCCGTCCTCTACCGCGACTTCACCGTCGTCGACCTGCCGCGTACCCCCGAGGAGGGGTACCACATGTCGGAAGACTTGGTGGACAACGCGATCGAGTGGATCGACTCGGTGTCCACGATGGACCCCGACAAGCCGTGGTTCTGCTACCTGCCGTTCGGTGCATGCCACGCCCCGCTCCAGGTGCCGGACAGCTACCTCGACACGTACCGCGGCGAGTTCGACGAGGGCTGGGACCGCCTGCGCGAGATCACCCTCGAGAAGCAGAAGCAGCTCGGCGTCGTACCGCCCGAGACCGAACTCGCACCGTGGGCACCGGGACTGCCACACTGGGACGAACTGGACGACGATCAGAAGCTCGTCTCCGCACGCCTCATGGAACTGTATGCGGCGTTCCTCGAGCACACCGACGACCAGGTCGGCCGGCTCGTCGACCACCTGCAGGCGTCCGGCGCTCTCGACAACACGCTGGTGCTGTACATGCTCGGCGACAACGGCGCATCCGCCGAGGGCGGTATGGAGGGCTCGTTCAACTACCTCGCCGGCCTCAACGGCTACAAGCAGACCACCGCGGAGGTGCTCGAGAAGCTCGACCTGCTGGGCACCCCGGAGAGCTACCCGCACTATCCGGCGTCGTGGGCGATGGCCCTCGACACCCCCTACCAGTGGACCAAGCAGGCCGCGTCGCACTACGGCGGCACCCGCAACGGTCTGATCGCGCACTGGCCCAAGGGAATCAGTGACACCGGTGTCGTCCGGAACCAGTGGCACCACTGCGTCGACATCACCCCGACGATCCTCGAGGCCGTCGGCGTCCCGGCCCCGGACACCGTCGACGGTGTCCCCCAGAAGCCGATGGAAGGTGTCTCGATGAACTACACGTTCGCCGACGCCGACGCCGCCGACCGGCACACCACCCAGTACTTCGAGATCTACGGCAACCGCGGCATCTACGACCACGGCTGGACCGCAGTGACACTGCACCGGGCGCCGTGGCTGATGGCCACCTACGGGCTGCAACTGCCCACGTTCGACGAGGACCGGTGGGAACTGTACGACACCACCGTCGACTGGTCGCAGGCCCGGGACGTGGCCGCCGAGTTCCCCGAGAAACTCGAGGAACTCAAGCAGAAGTTCCTCGTCGAGGCCGCCAAGTTCCAGGTACTGCCGCTCGACGACCGGACCGTGACCCGTAACGCCGCCCCCGAGGACCGGCCGCCGCACCCGCTGCGCGGACGCACCTCGATCACCCTGTACCCGCACATGAACGGCCTGCCGGAGAAGGCGGCACCGCCGCTGTTCAACCGCTCGTACACGCTCACCGCCTCCCTCGAGACCGGCGGAAAGCCGTGTGAAGGCGTCCTGGCGAGCCTCGGCGGATCGTTCGGCGGACTCGCCCTGTACGTCGTCGACTCCACACCGGTGTTCTGCTACCACTTCAGTGGCGGCGGACTCACCTACATCCGCTCCGACGTCGAACTCACCGACGCCACCCGTGAGGTCTCCGTCGAGTTCGTCTACGACGGCGGCGGTCTCGGCAAGGGCGGCACCGCAATCCTGTCCGTCGACGGTGTCGAGGTGGCCCGCGGCCGCATCGAGGAAACCACCCGCGCAATGTTCAGCATGAACGAACAGCTCGACATCGGCCTCAACCGCGGCAGCCCCGTGTGCAGCGACATCACCGGTCGCTTCGACTTCACCGGACGCCTCCACCACGTCCGCGTCGATCTGCCCGGCGAGGGTCGACCCGAAACCGCGGCCGAACGCCAGCGGATCGCACTGGCGACGCACTAG
- a CDS encoding TetR/AcrR family transcriptional regulator: MTSSGSAKDAMIEVAERMFAEKGIDGVSMRDVASAAGQKNNSAVQYHFGGRDGLLLEVFRRRMKEINRSRRQFLDDIDADGRGHDVRALVEAVVLPLADYLRTSGTESYYAQFIARVSPMVDMGSPDLEAVSDASRAVSARLIAALDHLPRRAAAARTALMLNMAVSGLAMYEQLRAHGKAMESANFDETVAHLVDMSVGALEAPFTPQP, from the coding sequence GTGACCAGCTCCGGTAGTGCCAAGGACGCGATGATCGAAGTAGCTGAACGCATGTTCGCCGAAAAGGGCATCGACGGTGTATCGATGCGCGACGTCGCCTCTGCTGCCGGGCAGAAGAACAATTCGGCGGTCCAATACCACTTCGGTGGCCGAGACGGACTCCTGCTCGAGGTGTTCCGGCGCCGTATGAAGGAGATCAACCGGAGCCGACGGCAGTTCCTCGACGACATCGACGCCGACGGACGCGGCCACGACGTACGTGCCCTCGTCGAGGCCGTCGTGCTTCCGCTCGCGGACTATCTGCGCACTTCCGGGACCGAGTCCTACTACGCGCAGTTCATCGCCCGTGTCTCGCCGATGGTGGACATGGGCAGTCCCGACCTGGAGGCGGTCAGCGACGCGAGTCGTGCGGTGTCGGCGCGGCTGATCGCCGCGCTCGACCACCTTCCGCGGCGGGCCGCGGCGGCCCGTACCGCACTGATGCTCAACATGGCGGTGTCCGGGCTCGCGATGTACGAGCAGCTCCGCGCCCACGGCAAGGCGATGGAGTCCGCGAACTTCGACGAGACGGTCGCGCATCTCGTCGACATGTCGGTCGGTGCACTCGAAGCGCCCTTCACCCCACAACCCTGA
- a CDS encoding TauD/TfdA family dioxygenase — protein MQTLTTSRTVEIGSHSIEFGPRGMRRCADGFEAEPYTRFEVRPVTPYIGAEIHGVDLRDPSDEVIADLRRALLEWKVVFFRDQQITGAHHRDFARHWGELEVHPLLPQGEVSEVVHFERGEHNPGTENIWHVDVTWQQRPPLGSVLRALDVPSAGGDTLWADMGNAYDCLSDEVKEQIEGRVAIHDFVPSFGRSMSPEKLAAMREQYPPVAHPIVRTHPETGRRTLFVNSLFTTHIPDMDPAEGEALLRHLFDQAKVPDFQCRFKWQPNSIAFWDNRATQHYAASDYFPHRRVMERVSILGDVPA, from the coding sequence GTGCAGACCTTGACGACGTCCCGCACGGTCGAAATCGGAAGCCACTCGATCGAGTTCGGGCCGCGCGGAATGCGCAGGTGCGCTGACGGTTTCGAGGCGGAGCCGTACACGCGGTTCGAGGTTCGCCCGGTGACGCCGTACATCGGTGCCGAAATCCACGGCGTCGATCTACGTGATCCGAGCGACGAGGTGATCGCGGACCTGCGCCGTGCGCTGCTGGAGTGGAAGGTCGTGTTCTTCCGTGATCAGCAGATCACCGGCGCCCATCACCGCGACTTTGCGCGGCACTGGGGCGAACTCGAGGTTCATCCGCTGCTGCCGCAGGGCGAGGTCTCCGAGGTGGTGCACTTCGAACGCGGCGAGCACAACCCGGGTACCGAGAACATCTGGCACGTCGACGTCACATGGCAGCAGCGTCCGCCGCTCGGTTCGGTGCTGCGCGCCCTCGACGTGCCGTCGGCCGGCGGCGACACGCTGTGGGCCGACATGGGCAACGCGTACGACTGCTTGTCGGACGAGGTGAAGGAGCAGATCGAGGGTCGCGTCGCGATCCACGACTTCGTGCCGTCGTTCGGTCGGAGCATGTCCCCGGAGAAGCTCGCCGCGATGCGCGAGCAGTATCCGCCGGTCGCGCATCCGATCGTCCGCACCCATCCGGAGACCGGCCGGCGGACGCTGTTCGTCAACAGTTTGTTCACCACCCACATCCCGGACATGGACCCCGCGGAGGGGGAAGCATTGCTGCGGCACCTGTTCGATCAGGCCAAGGTGCCGGACTTCCAGTGCCGGTTCAAGTGGCAGCCGAACTCGATTGCCTTCTGGGACAACCGGGCAACACAGCACTACGCGGCCAGCGACTACTTCCCGCACCGTCGGGTCATGGAGCGGGTGTCGATTCTCGGCGACGTCCCGGCATGA
- a CDS encoding YidH family protein, giving the protein MTRQQWRPKSFREGDDPDPRFTLANERTFLAWVRTGLGLIAAAVGLEAFGSDVVGPAVHTVLVVGLLVGALLLVVFAFLRWMSVEAAMRHGRSLPVPALAAILVCMIAGAAVTLLVVMVR; this is encoded by the coding sequence ATGACGCGACAGCAGTGGCGACCGAAGTCGTTCCGGGAAGGTGACGATCCGGATCCCCGGTTCACCCTCGCGAACGAACGGACGTTCCTCGCATGGGTACGGACCGGCCTGGGCCTGATCGCGGCCGCGGTGGGTCTCGAGGCGTTCGGTTCCGACGTGGTCGGCCCGGCCGTGCACACGGTGCTCGTCGTGGGCCTGCTGGTCGGGGCGTTGCTGCTGGTCGTGTTCGCGTTCCTGCGCTGGATGTCGGTGGAGGCGGCGATGCGGCACGGCCGCAGCCTCCCGGTGCCGGCGCTCGCCGCGATACTGGTCTGCATGATCGCCGGGGCGGCCGTCACGCTGCTCGTCGTCATGGTGCGCTGA
- a CDS encoding DUF202 domain-containing protein, with amino-acid sequence MPPIADGHGDPGLQPERTTLAWVRTAASLAAVAFLCLRYVPGSSTIVQVVGVWAVLAASVTIVTTRRRHQRVSDRFGAGYVDYPFLLVVGLTATVVALAGVSAIVVLTTGT; translated from the coding sequence ATGCCGCCGATCGCCGACGGGCACGGAGACCCCGGGCTCCAACCGGAGCGGACCACGCTCGCCTGGGTGCGCACCGCGGCGAGCCTCGCGGCCGTCGCGTTCCTGTGCCTGCGGTACGTGCCCGGGTCGTCCACGATCGTGCAGGTCGTCGGGGTGTGGGCGGTGCTGGCGGCGTCGGTGACGATCGTGACCACCCGCCGTCGCCACCAGCGGGTCAGCGACAGGTTCGGGGCGGGATACGTCGACTACCCGTTCCTGCTCGTGGTGGGACTGACCGCGACGGTGGTGGCGCTCGCCGGGGTATCGGCGATCGTGGTCCTCACCACCGGAACGTGA
- a CDS encoding mycofactocin-coupled SDR family oxidoreductase — protein sequence MDEFSSFEGRVALITGAARGQGRSHAVALAERGADIVICDRCETPDEVAYPLATEDDLAETVRLVEATGRKCIAVKADTADRAAMDALVARAEAEFGRIDIAVANAGITLAAPVQSMTSAQWDEIIASNLTGVFNTLAAVSPGMVERGYGRIVTISSMLGRAGNTNMVGYSASKWGVIGMSKSAALDLAQHGITVNVIAPGNVSTGMIHNDMLYSMMRPDLEVPTADDVAPIFQGLHAQPVPWLEPYEITRAVLFYAAEASAHISGTVLPIDAGNAARVTG from the coding sequence ATGGACGAATTCTCGAGTTTCGAGGGCCGCGTCGCCCTGATCACCGGAGCCGCCCGCGGACAGGGCCGGTCGCATGCGGTGGCGCTCGCCGAACGCGGCGCCGACATCGTCATCTGCGATCGGTGCGAGACGCCCGACGAAGTGGCCTACCCGCTCGCCACCGAGGACGATCTGGCCGAGACCGTGCGCCTCGTCGAGGCCACCGGACGCAAGTGCATCGCGGTCAAGGCGGACACCGCCGACCGGGCGGCGATGGATGCGCTCGTCGCGCGGGCGGAAGCCGAGTTCGGACGCATCGACATCGCGGTCGCGAACGCCGGCATCACGCTCGCCGCACCCGTGCAGTCGATGACGTCGGCGCAGTGGGACGAGATCATCGCCAGCAACCTCACGGGTGTCTTCAACACGCTCGCCGCGGTCTCCCCCGGCATGGTCGAGCGTGGCTACGGCCGGATCGTGACGATCTCCTCGATGCTCGGCCGCGCCGGCAACACCAACATGGTCGGCTACTCGGCGTCGAAGTGGGGCGTCATCGGCATGTCCAAGAGTGCGGCACTGGACCTCGCCCAGCACGGCATCACCGTCAATGTGATTGCGCCGGGGAATGTCTCGACCGGGATGATCCACAACGACATGCTGTACTCGATGATGCGTCCCGACCTCGAGGTGCCGACGGCGGACGATGTCGCCCCGATCTTCCAGGGCCTGCACGCGCAGCCGGTTCCGTGGCTCGAACCGTACGAGATCACCCGCGCCGTCCTGTTCTACGCCGCAGAGGCCAGCGCCCACATCAGTGGCACCGTCCTCCCGATCGACGCCGGTAACGCAGCGCGTGTGACCGGGTGA
- a CDS encoding MFS transporter, which yields MTTPPAPESSGTPAPRTARGGLAVAVLSLSGILVALLQTLMVPVLPSFAVDLGIPATSASWLVTITLLTGAVGTPLIGRLADMFGKRTMLLVCLALMVAGSVVAILGSGFAAAVVGRGLQGFAVALMPVGISMMRDILPVEKLGTGVALMSATIGIGSVFGAPLAGVLYDHLGWRSLFWVPAAGAILMAVLLPLVVPESATRSGGRFDYAGAVLFTTALTAILLAISKGGAWGWSSPAVIALALVGILGLASWIPLQLKTSEPLVDLRTSVRRPVLVANTCALLLGFAMFLSSYASLQELQVPAATGFGLGLSATLAGMVMLPGGVAMIVLAPVTAAMIRRWGARVTLVIAAGVMAVGFAERGVLGSTVLTVGISAFVISIGVAFALAAMPVLITTSVPLDQTASANSVNSLVRAVGTSTASAVGAAVVAASTVTVGAAVVPAQTGLDRLFWLGTAVSAVALIVVGCIPLVAGKQENSGNTNAGGGHDVRGATGVDVTEPA from the coding sequence GTGACGACACCACCGGCACCCGAGTCGTCCGGGACGCCCGCCCCACGCACTGCGCGGGGCGGGCTCGCCGTCGCGGTCCTGAGTCTGAGCGGCATTCTCGTCGCACTGCTGCAGACGCTGATGGTGCCGGTACTGCCGTCGTTCGCCGTCGACCTCGGTATCCCGGCCACGAGCGCGTCCTGGTTGGTCACGATCACCTTGCTCACCGGCGCCGTCGGTACCCCACTGATCGGCCGGCTCGCCGACATGTTCGGTAAACGCACGATGCTGCTCGTGTGTCTCGCCCTGATGGTGGCCGGTTCGGTCGTCGCGATCCTCGGATCGGGTTTCGCGGCGGCGGTCGTCGGCCGGGGCCTGCAGGGATTCGCGGTGGCGTTGATGCCCGTCGGGATCAGCATGATGCGCGACATCCTGCCGGTGGAGAAACTCGGCACCGGGGTCGCGTTGATGAGCGCCACGATCGGTATCGGCAGCGTGTTCGGGGCCCCGCTCGCCGGTGTGCTCTACGACCACCTCGGTTGGCGGTCGCTGTTCTGGGTGCCCGCGGCGGGCGCGATCCTCATGGCCGTCCTGCTGCCGCTCGTCGTCCCCGAATCGGCCACCCGCTCCGGCGGCCGATTCGACTACGCGGGCGCCGTGCTGTTCACGACCGCACTCACCGCGATCCTGCTCGCGATCTCCAAGGGTGGGGCGTGGGGGTGGTCGAGTCCGGCAGTGATCGCTCTCGCCCTCGTCGGAATACTCGGGCTGGCGTCGTGGATTCCGTTGCAGTTGAAGACGTCCGAACCGCTCGTCGATCTGCGTACCTCGGTCCGTCGGCCCGTGCTGGTCGCCAACACGTGCGCGCTGCTGCTCGGCTTCGCGATGTTCCTCAGTTCGTACGCGTCGTTGCAGGAACTACAGGTGCCGGCGGCGACGGGCTTCGGTCTCGGCCTCAGTGCCACCCTGGCCGGGATGGTGATGTTGCCCGGCGGTGTCGCGATGATCGTCCTGGCACCGGTCACGGCAGCGATGATCCGCCGGTGGGGTGCTCGGGTGACACTCGTGATCGCGGCCGGTGTGATGGCCGTCGGATTCGCGGAGCGGGGCGTCCTGGGCAGCACCGTGCTCACCGTCGGCATCAGCGCCTTCGTCATCTCGATCGGTGTCGCGTTCGCGTTGGCCGCGATGCCGGTCCTCATCACCACGTCGGTGCCGCTCGACCAGACCGCGTCGGCCAACAGCGTCAACAGCCTCGTGCGGGCCGTCGGCACGTCCACTGCGAGCGCGGTCGGTGCCGCGGTCGTCGCCGCGTCGACCGTGACGGTCGGTGCCGCGGTGGTGCCCGCCCAGACCGGTCTCGACCGGCTGTTCTGGCTCGGGACGGCCGTCTCGGCGGTCGCGCTGATCGTCGTCGGGTGCATCCCGTTGGTGGCCGGGAAACAGGAGAACTCCGGGAACACGAACGCCGGCGGCGGCCACGACGTGCGTGGCGCCACCGGCGTCGATGTCACCGAACCTGCCTAG